In one window of Thermus aquaticus DNA:
- the bshC gene encoding bacillithiol biosynthesis cysteine-adding enzyme BshC: MEPAALARLLDLPQGEEALRARLGREGHPGLNGALEAYLKRLAAPKAVLEALAALKVGAVVTGQQAGLLGGPALTFYKAHTALGLAGRVGAAGVFWVASQDHDVEEVRHLHLLLDEEVRTLSLPLPPLPSGRIPLAPYREALVAFLGPWAREERVAYALEGQTLSEFFARVLLAFLGERGLIPFDPMAEELAPLFREALEQELSDPLASAEAINQEAARIRALGGKPPLGRKPGATNLFLETDARRLLHYSEGSFTDGVRRYSKKELLEILQADPARLTPAAGLRPVLQDLVLPTAGFVVGPNEFRYVAELSRVYALYGLPMPALFLRMQGVVLEPPIRRILERYALDPWAFVDRGEEAFLEAARGALEGFREVESALAHLQKEVEALRERARALEPTLDRPFRRFGARLKGEGERLLKKVLRARLAKDATLLHHLERLKRHLRPFGLPQERVYPFAMYALRHGNALARLQEAPLEGRAVIPL, encoded by the coding sequence GTGGAGCCCGCCGCCTTAGCCCGGCTCCTGGACCTCCCCCAAGGGGAGGAGGCCCTGAGGGCCCGCCTGGGCCGGGAGGGGCACCCCGGGCTTAACGGGGCCCTGGAAGCCTACCTCAAGCGCCTCGCTGCCCCCAAGGCGGTCCTGGAGGCCCTCGCCGCCCTGAAGGTGGGGGCGGTGGTCACGGGCCAGCAGGCGGGGCTTCTCGGTGGCCCCGCCCTCACCTTTTACAAGGCCCACACCGCCTTGGGCCTGGCGGGGCGGGTGGGGGCGGCGGGGGTCTTCTGGGTGGCCTCCCAGGACCACGATGTGGAGGAGGTGCGCCACCTCCACCTCCTCCTGGACGAGGAGGTCCGCACCCTCTCCCTCCCCCTGCCCCCCCTGCCCTCGGGCCGCATCCCCTTAGCCCCCTACCGGGAGGCCCTGGTGGCCTTCCTGGGGCCCTGGGCCAGGGAAGAGCGGGTGGCCTACGCCCTCGAGGGCCAGACCCTCTCCGAGTTCTTCGCCCGAGTGCTCCTCGCCTTTTTGGGGGAGCGGGGCCTCATCCCCTTTGACCCCATGGCCGAGGAGCTCGCCCCCCTCTTCCGGGAGGCCCTGGAGCAGGAGCTTTCCGACCCCCTGGCCAGCGCCGAGGCCATCAACCAGGAGGCGGCCCGGATCCGGGCCCTGGGGGGCAAGCCCCCTCTGGGGCGGAAGCCCGGGGCCACCAACCTCTTCCTAGAGACCGACGCCCGCCGCCTCCTCCACTACAGCGAAGGAAGCTTCACCGACGGGGTCCGCCGCTACAGCAAAAAGGAGCTTCTGGAGATCCTCCAGGCCGATCCCGCCCGCCTCACCCCGGCGGCGGGCCTGAGGCCTGTGCTCCAGGACCTGGTCCTGCCCACGGCGGGCTTCGTGGTGGGGCCCAACGAGTTCCGCTATGTGGCGGAGCTTTCCCGGGTCTACGCCCTCTATGGCCTTCCCATGCCGGCCCTCTTCCTCAGGATGCAGGGGGTGGTCCTGGAACCCCCCATCCGCCGCATCCTGGAGCGCTATGCCCTGGACCCCTGGGCCTTCGTGGACCGGGGGGAGGAGGCCTTCTTGGAGGCGGCCAGAGGGGCCCTCGAGGGCTTCCGGGAGGTGGAAAGCGCCTTGGCCCACCTCCAAAAGGAGGTGGAGGCCTTAAGGGAAAGGGCCCGGGCCCTGGAGCCCACCTTGGACCGCCCCTTCCGCCGCTTCGGGGCCCGGCTTAAGGGGGAAGGGGAGAGGCTTCTTAAGAAGGTCCTCCGGGCCAGGCTAGCCAAGGACGCCACCCTCCTCCACCACCTGGAGCGGCTTAAGCGCCACCTGAGGCCTTTTGGCCTTCCCCAGGAGCGGGTCTACCCCTTCGCCATGTACGCCCTGCGCCACGGGAACGCCCTGGCAAGGCTTCAGGAGGCCCCCCTGGAGGGGCGGGCGGTGATCCCGCTGTGA
- the gmk gene encoding guanylate kinase, with translation MRGRLFVMTGASGVGKGTVRAKVLERTRLFYSISMTTRPPRPGERHGVDYYFVDRPTFEALLGEEGFLEHAEYVGHLYGTPKAPVERALERGEDVLLEIEVQGALQVKGKIPEAVLIFLLPPSLSELKRRLVLRGTDGPEKIARRLEQAEWEIRNAHLFDYVVVNDVLEEAVADFLAIITAERRRRERMEEALRKALERDEVLERDLDEILRRNYGGTGH, from the coding sequence ATGCGGGGGCGGCTTTTCGTGATGACCGGGGCCAGCGGGGTGGGGAAGGGCACGGTGCGGGCCAAGGTGCTGGAGCGCACCCGCCTCTTCTACTCCATCTCCATGACCACCCGTCCCCCCCGCCCGGGGGAGCGGCACGGGGTGGACTACTACTTCGTTGACCGTCCCACCTTTGAGGCCCTCCTCGGGGAGGAGGGGTTTCTGGAGCACGCCGAGTACGTGGGCCACCTCTACGGCACCCCAAAAGCCCCGGTGGAGCGGGCCCTGGAGCGGGGGGAGGACGTTCTCCTGGAGATTGAGGTCCAGGGGGCCTTGCAGGTGAAGGGCAAGATCCCTGAGGCGGTCCTCATCTTCCTCCTTCCTCCCTCCCTCTCCGAGCTCAAGAGGCGCCTGGTCCTCCGGGGCACCGACGGGCCCGAGAAGATCGCGAGGCGCCTGGAGCAGGCGGAGTGGGAGATAAGGAACGCCCACCTCTTTGACTACGTGGTGGTCAACGACGTGCTGGAGGAGGCGGTGGCCGACTTTCTGGCCATCATCACCGCCGAGCGCCGCCGCCGGGAGCGCATGGAGGAGGCTTTGCGGAAGGCCTTGGAGCGGGACGAGGTTTTGGAAAGGGATCTGGACGAGATCTTGAGGAGGAACTATGGCGGAACCGGGCATTGA
- the rpoZ gene encoding DNA-directed RNA polymerase subunit omega, whose amino-acid sequence MAEPGIDKLFGMVDSKYRLTVVVAKRAQQLLRHRFKNTVLEPEERPKMRTLEGLYDDPNAVTWAMKELLTGRLFFGENLVPEDRLQKEMERLYPTEEEA is encoded by the coding sequence ATGGCGGAACCGGGCATTGACAAGCTCTTCGGCATGGTGGACTCCAAGTACCGGCTCACGGTGGTGGTGGCCAAACGCGCCCAGCAGCTTCTGCGCCACCGCTTTAAGAACACGGTTCTGGAGCCGGAGGAGAGGCCCAAGATGCGCACCCTCGAGGGCCTCTACGACGACCCCAACGCCGTTACCTGGGCCATGAAGGAGCTTTTGACGGGGCGGCTTTTCTTCGGGGAGAACCTGGTGCCCGAGGACCGGCTTCAGAAGGAGATGGAAAGGCTCTACCCCACCGAAGAGGAGGCCTAG
- a CDS encoding tetratricopeptide repeat protein gives MPDELKAYLKERFGVSAALSPGRFEAEVAKRVGSPVKREPLLRAWRAYLSGGGREAVRSFYREVLKVPKGEALVYGMHLPFLEFYAREVPGRLEGEVLEVGAFTGALVGYLKLKRPELAFHALDGVEEAVEAGRKRVPEVTWHLGWAEEAELAPFDTLLLLSVFPEGLVDQELESRLPPEAFWKRFSFFARLPQFVRFLRPGGLLVYGHGPFLGKSPEGVEEGLRRLGFWQVERVGEGEYVLVLARKPEVLEEAFLEEEALEELFAEPMPVMARGLDLEEVRALLEEGAYKEVLARVPEEAEGEAAYLRGRALYALSRYAEAEEALKRAFSEEAEDLRALVLVELGEYERAKRRLEGLAPRGGRYRLALGRVYLAEGRYADALRQFVESGLPEAEVYAREALERIAERMRRFAREGEWAEVSRRAEFVEDLSPGLLTREMLRLGLKAALLQGLFARAERYARRLADLGEAEGFLGLALAGLRLRSPLEHRGEDLKAVEPYLTEALAREEIPEALLLLGILRRREGRLHEALRLLERASRHGEGEVAGLAFHHLAEVKRALRRPLKEVLGDHKRAHALKAYPAPYLFRLAQEALKGGEEVLARELLSRARDAGLEEVAEADLRGLLALLERLEGPFAAFSVLYQALARTPSPPLELLALAYRLSRAFPESPEAEAVRGQYLAALYGAGRVEEAEKVLLAEHQERPQALEVLFDLAEHHEAKGEWKKAAEYWQKALEVALYREKDLAQAREILKNLLFLRPGDESLSLYLEELREVSQALKALGEEAPQVPGKEALVEEALPRFHGEHLVVVGGHTQLRSRLTPLLEARGLKVDWYDADTAGVGKEALRRILGRLEKAHGLMIVSSYVGHDLSEPVRLEAERLGVPVHVIPGRARGSTGFLRALKAFAPEIFKKALKGVQ, from the coding sequence ATGCCCGACGAGCTAAAGGCCTACCTGAAGGAGCGCTTTGGCGTTTCCGCCGCCCTTTCCCCCGGGCGGTTTGAAGCCGAGGTGGCCAAAAGGGTGGGGAGCCCCGTCAAGCGGGAGCCCCTCCTCAGAGCCTGGCGGGCCTACCTCTCAGGCGGGGGGAGGGAGGCGGTGCGAAGTTTCTACCGGGAGGTGCTGAAGGTCCCCAAGGGGGAGGCCCTGGTCTACGGCATGCACCTCCCCTTCCTGGAGTTTTACGCCAGGGAGGTGCCGGGGAGGCTGGAGGGGGAGGTCCTCGAGGTGGGGGCCTTCACCGGGGCTTTGGTGGGGTACCTGAAGCTAAAGCGCCCGGAGCTCGCCTTCCACGCCCTGGACGGGGTGGAAGAGGCGGTGGAGGCCGGCAGGAAGCGGGTGCCGGAGGTTACTTGGCACCTGGGCTGGGCGGAGGAGGCGGAGCTAGCGCCCTTTGATACCCTCCTCCTCCTCTCCGTCTTTCCCGAGGGCCTGGTGGACCAGGAGCTGGAGAGCCGCCTGCCCCCCGAGGCCTTCTGGAAGCGCTTCTCCTTTTTTGCGCGCCTGCCCCAGTTCGTGCGCTTCTTAAGGCCGGGGGGGCTTCTCGTCTACGGCCACGGCCCCTTTTTGGGGAAGAGCCCGGAAGGGGTGGAGGAGGGGCTGAGGCGCCTGGGCTTTTGGCAGGTGGAGCGGGTGGGGGAGGGGGAGTACGTCCTGGTCCTGGCCCGCAAGCCCGAGGTCCTGGAGGAGGCCTTCCTGGAAGAGGAGGCCTTGGAGGAGCTCTTCGCCGAGCCTATGCCCGTCATGGCTCGGGGGCTGGACCTGGAGGAGGTCCGGGCCCTCCTGGAAGAGGGAGCCTACAAGGAGGTCCTGGCCCGGGTCCCCGAGGAGGCCGAAGGGGAGGCCGCCTACCTGCGGGGGCGGGCCCTTTACGCTCTCTCTCGCTACGCCGAGGCGGAGGAGGCCCTGAAGCGGGCCTTTTCCGAGGAGGCTGAGGACCTGAGGGCCTTGGTCCTGGTGGAGCTCGGGGAGTACGAGCGGGCCAAGCGCCGCCTCGAGGGCCTGGCCCCCCGGGGCGGGCGGTACCGCCTGGCCCTGGGGCGGGTCTACCTGGCGGAGGGGCGGTACGCCGATGCCCTCAGGCAGTTCGTGGAATCCGGGCTTCCCGAGGCCGAGGTCTACGCCAGGGAGGCCCTGGAGCGCATCGCCGAGCGGATGCGCCGCTTCGCCCGGGAGGGAGAGTGGGCGGAGGTGAGCCGCCGGGCGGAGTTTGTGGAGGATCTCTCCCCAGGCCTCCTCACCCGGGAGATGCTCCGGCTTGGGCTTAAGGCGGCTCTCCTCCAGGGGCTTTTCGCCCGGGCCGAGCGGTACGCCAGAAGGCTCGCCGACCTGGGCGAAGCCGAGGGCTTCTTGGGCCTGGCCCTGGCCGGGCTTCGGCTGCGCTCCCCCCTGGAGCACCGGGGCGAGGACCTGAAGGCGGTGGAGCCCTACCTGACCGAGGCCCTGGCCCGGGAGGAGATCCCCGAAGCCCTTCTCCTCCTGGGCATCCTACGCCGCCGGGAGGGGCGGCTTCACGAGGCCCTGCGCCTTTTGGAGCGGGCGAGCCGCCACGGGGAGGGGGAGGTGGCGGGCCTGGCCTTCCACCACCTGGCGGAGGTGAAGCGGGCCCTCAGGCGCCCCCTCAAGGAGGTCCTGGGGGACCACAAGCGGGCCCACGCCCTCAAGGCCTACCCCGCCCCCTACCTCTTCCGCCTGGCCCAGGAGGCCCTAAAGGGCGGGGAGGAGGTGCTGGCCCGGGAACTCCTCTCCCGGGCCCGGGACGCGGGGCTGGAGGAGGTGGCCGAGGCGGACCTTAGGGGGCTTCTTGCCCTCCTGGAGCGCCTCGAGGGGCCCTTTGCTGCCTTCAGCGTGCTCTACCAGGCCCTGGCCCGCACGCCGAGTCCCCCTTTGGAGCTTCTGGCCCTGGCCTACCGCCTCTCCCGCGCCTTCCCGGAAAGCCCCGAGGCGGAGGCGGTGCGGGGCCAGTACCTGGCGGCCCTCTACGGGGCGGGCCGGGTGGAGGAGGCGGAAAAGGTTCTCCTGGCCGAGCACCAGGAGCGCCCCCAGGCCCTGGAGGTCCTCTTTGACCTGGCGGAGCACCACGAGGCCAAAGGGGAGTGGAAGAAGGCGGCGGAGTACTGGCAGAAGGCCCTGGAGGTGGCCCTCTACCGGGAGAAGGACCTGGCCCAGGCCCGAGAGATCCTGAAGAACCTCCTCTTCCTGCGGCCTGGCGACGAGAGCCTTTCCCTCTACCTGGAGGAGCTTAGGGAGGTGAGCCAGGCCCTAAAGGCCCTTGGGGAGGAGGCCCCCCAGGTTCCCGGGAAGGAGGCCCTCGTGGAGGAGGCTTTGCCCCGCTTCCACGGGGAGCACCTGGTGGTGGTGGGGGGGCACACCCAGCTCCGGAGCCGCCTCACCCCCCTCTTGGAGGCCCGGGGCCTCAAGGTGGACTGGTACGATGCCGACACCGCTGGGGTAGGGAAGGAGGCCTTACGGCGCATCCTGGGCCGCCTGGAGAAGGCCCACGGCCTCATGATCGTCTCCAGCTACGTGGGCCACGACCTCTCGGAGCCGGTGCGCCTCGAGGCGGAGCGCCTGGGGGTTCCCGTCCACGTCATCCCCGGGCGGGCCCGGGGGAGCACGGGCTTCTTGAGGGCCCTCAAGGCCTTCGCCCCGGAGATCTTCAAGAAGGCCCTCAAGGGGGTACAGTGA
- a CDS encoding glycoside hydrolase family 13 protein — MAWYEGAFFYQVFPDRFFRAGPPGKPAPTGPFEPWEAPPTLRGFKGGTLFGVAEKIPYLVDLGVEALYLNPVFASTANHRYHTTDYLQVDPVLGGNAALRHLLEVAHAHGIRVILDGVFNHTGRGFFAFQHLLENGPESPYRDWYYVKGFPLNAYSPHPNYEAWWGNPELPKLRVETPAVREYLLGVAEHWIRFGADGWRLDVPNEIQDPEFWRAFRRRVKGANPEAYIVGEIWEEADFWLQGDMFDATMNYPLARAVLGFVGGEALDQELSGRTGLGRIEPLQALAFSHRLENLFSRYRPEVVRAQMNLLTSHDTPRLLTLLRGDADRARLALSLLFLLPGSPTVYYGEEVGLEGGHDPENRGGMIWEEGRWKKEIRESVKRLARLRKEHPELRTAPYTRIYAVDGHLAFTRGPYLVVVNATPFPFRQDFPLHGALPRGSQAVDLLSGAVCTPMGGRLCGPELPPFSVAVWVEV; from the coding sequence GTGGCCTGGTACGAGGGCGCCTTCTTCTATCAAGTCTTTCCCGACCGGTTCTTCCGGGCAGGCCCGCCGGGCAAGCCCGCCCCCACGGGGCCCTTTGAGCCCTGGGAGGCCCCGCCCACCCTGCGGGGCTTCAAGGGGGGCACCCTCTTCGGCGTGGCGGAGAAGATCCCCTACCTGGTGGACCTGGGCGTGGAGGCCCTCTACCTGAACCCCGTCTTCGCCTCCACCGCCAACCACCGCTACCACACCACGGACTACCTCCAGGTGGACCCCGTGCTGGGGGGTAACGCCGCCCTAAGGCACCTCCTGGAGGTGGCCCACGCCCACGGCATCCGGGTCATCCTGGACGGGGTCTTCAACCACACCGGGCGGGGCTTCTTCGCCTTCCAGCACCTTCTGGAAAACGGCCCGGAAAGCCCCTACCGGGACTGGTACTACGTGAAGGGCTTTCCCCTAAACGCCTACAGCCCCCACCCCAACTACGAGGCCTGGTGGGGCAACCCCGAGCTCCCCAAGCTGAGGGTGGAGACGCCGGCGGTGCGGGAGTACCTCCTCGGCGTGGCCGAGCACTGGATCCGCTTCGGGGCCGACGGCTGGCGGCTGGACGTCCCCAACGAGATCCAAGACCCCGAGTTCTGGCGGGCCTTCCGCCGCCGGGTCAAGGGGGCTAACCCGGAGGCCTACATCGTGGGGGAGATCTGGGAGGAGGCGGACTTCTGGCTTCAGGGCGACATGTTTGACGCCACCATGAACTACCCCCTGGCCCGGGCCGTCCTGGGCTTCGTGGGCGGGGAGGCCCTGGACCAGGAGCTTTCCGGTCGCACGGGCCTGGGGCGGATAGAGCCCCTCCAGGCCCTGGCCTTCAGCCACCGCCTGGAGAACCTCTTCAGCCGCTACCGCCCGGAGGTGGTCCGGGCCCAGATGAACCTCCTCACCTCCCACGACACCCCCAGGCTCCTCACCCTCCTCAGAGGGGACGCCGACCGGGCGAGGCTGGCCCTCTCCCTCCTCTTCCTCCTTCCGGGAAGCCCCACGGTCTACTACGGGGAGGAGGTGGGCCTCGAGGGGGGGCACGACCCGGAAAACCGGGGTGGGATGATCTGGGAGGAGGGGCGCTGGAAGAAGGAGATCCGGGAGAGCGTGAAACGCCTGGCCCGGCTCCGCAAGGAGCACCCCGAGCTCCGCACCGCCCCCTACACCCGCATCTACGCCGTGGACGGCCACCTGGCCTTCACCCGGGGACCCTACCTGGTGGTGGTGAACGCCACCCCCTTCCCCTTCCGCCAGGACTTCCCCCTGCACGGGGCCCTGCCCCGGGGCTCCCAGGCGGTGGACCTCCTCTCCGGGGCGGTCTGCACGCCCATGGGGGGGCGGCTTTGCGGCCCCGAGCTTCCCCCCTTCTCCGTGGCCGTCTGGGTGGAGGTCTAG
- a CDS encoding methylated-DNA--[protein]-cysteine S-methyltransferase — protein sequence MLLPTPIGPLWLEVSAKGVRRLGPVLFPRGKEAEGPLAERVAEGVARYFLGERPDFLSIPLDYSGLSPWRVAVYEATRRIPYGTTRSYGALGRELGLPARAVGMALRASPFFLLVPAHRVIHADGRLGGFAGQEGLKLWLLRFEGAL from the coding sequence ATGCTTCTTCCTACCCCCATCGGCCCCCTTTGGCTGGAGGTTTCCGCAAAAGGGGTGCGGCGTCTGGGGCCTGTCCTCTTTCCCCGGGGGAAGGAGGCGGAGGGGCCTTTGGCGGAGCGGGTGGCTGAGGGCGTGGCCCGGTACTTCCTCGGGGAAAGGCCGGATTTCCTGAGCATCCCTCTGGATTATTCGGGCTTGAGCCCTTGGCGAGTGGCGGTTTACGAGGCCACCCGCCGCATCCCCTACGGCACCACCAGGAGCTACGGGGCCCTGGGCCGGGAGCTGGGCCTGCCCGCCAGGGCGGTGGGCATGGCCCTTCGCGCCTCGCCCTTCTTCCTCCTGGTCCCCGCCCACCGGGTGATCCACGCCGACGGGCGGCTTGGGGGCTTCGCCGGGCAGGAGGGGCTCAAGCTCTGGCTCCTCCGCTTTGAGGGGGCCCTCTAG
- a CDS encoding SpoIID/LytB domain-containing protein yields MKRLAFLLLALFLPLALLPSGRTQEKDLLLRVLLREVPRGETVVLKTPEGEGRALLGGEGVVVEGRAYPYLDLPLPYFTLGGRAYRGGVRLLSQGGRLLVVNLVLLEDYLLGVLPGEMPEGFPLEALKAQAVVARTFALSRLDPRAPYDLCADERCQVYLGLSAEKPRYQEAVAATRGQVLSYGGQAITALYHADSGGMTAGSEEIFQKALPYLRPRPDPYTRKTSWRYQVSPAQAERALRSLGLAPRSQDPPVVLERTASGRVFRVRLMGVEVRGPEAQRLLRLMGLPSALADFQGFEAVGQGVGHGVGLSQWGAKGMAEAGFGVREILGHYFPGTSLSDLLIGQASPPALALR; encoded by the coding sequence ATGAAGCGCCTCGCCTTCCTCCTCCTGGCTCTTTTCCTTCCCCTCGCCCTCCTTCCCTCGGGGAGGACCCAGGAGAAAGACCTCCTCCTCCGGGTGCTCCTCAGGGAGGTGCCCCGGGGCGAGACCGTGGTCCTGAAGACCCCGGAAGGGGAGGGGCGGGCCCTTTTGGGCGGGGAGGGGGTGGTGGTGGAGGGCCGGGCCTACCCCTACCTGGACCTCCCGTTGCCCTACTTCACCCTGGGGGGCCGGGCCTACCGGGGTGGGGTGCGCCTCCTTTCCCAGGGGGGAAGGCTTCTGGTGGTGAACCTGGTCCTTCTGGAGGACTACCTCCTGGGGGTCCTGCCGGGGGAGATGCCCGAGGGGTTCCCCCTCGAGGCCCTGAAGGCCCAGGCGGTGGTGGCCCGCACCTTCGCTTTAAGCCGCCTGGACCCCAGGGCCCCCTACGATCTCTGCGCCGACGAAAGGTGCCAGGTCTACCTGGGGCTTTCCGCCGAGAAGCCCCGGTACCAGGAGGCCGTGGCCGCCACCCGGGGCCAGGTCCTGAGCTACGGGGGGCAGGCCATCACCGCCCTCTACCACGCCGACTCCGGGGGCATGACGGCGGGGAGCGAGGAGATCTTCCAGAAGGCCCTTCCTTACCTGCGCCCCCGGCCCGACCCCTACACCCGCAAAACCTCCTGGCGCTACCAGGTGAGCCCGGCCCAGGCGGAAAGGGCCCTCAGATCCCTTGGTCTCGCCCCTAGGAGCCAGGACCCGCCAGTGGTGCTGGAGAGGACCGCCTCGGGCCGGGTCTTCCGGGTGCGCCTCATGGGGGTGGAGGTGCGGGGTCCCGAGGCCCAGCGCCTCCTCCGCCTCATGGGCCTGCCCTCGGCCTTGGCGGACTTCCAGGGCTTTGAGGCCGTGGGCCAGGGGGTGGGGCACGGGGTGGGCCTTTCCCAGTGGGGGGCCAAGGGGATGGCGGAGGCGGGCTTCGGTGTCCGGGAGATCCTGGGCCATTACTTCCCCGGCACCTCCCTCTCCGACCTCCTCATCGGCCAGGCTTCCCCTCCCGCCTTAGCCCTGCGCTGA
- a CDS encoding Crp/Fnr family transcriptional regulator, with product MFQELGPKARQAAARAFRPLRVRRGSVLYREGDEVEGLYLVREGFIWLGDARVEPATLGVVGPGGLFGEEALVGERARTLGATALTYAELLFAPKEELVALLEAFPEAQGFFLKALYARLKAAEARLWEARHLSVAQRLARLLLALGPGEVGLSHQDLARMVGATRETVTKLLGEWALRGVVDLGYRRLQVLDPKALARLGEAL from the coding sequence ATGTTCCAGGAGCTTGGCCCCAAAGCCCGCCAGGCGGCCGCCCGGGCCTTCAGGCCCCTAAGGGTGCGGCGGGGAAGCGTCCTCTACCGGGAAGGGGACGAGGTGGAAGGGCTTTACCTGGTGCGGGAGGGGTTCATCTGGCTAGGGGACGCCCGGGTGGAGCCCGCCACCCTGGGCGTGGTGGGGCCCGGGGGGCTCTTTGGCGAGGAGGCCCTGGTGGGGGAAAGGGCGCGCACCTTGGGGGCCACGGCCCTCACCTACGCCGAGCTCCTCTTCGCCCCCAAGGAGGAGCTTGTGGCCCTCCTCGAGGCCTTCCCCGAGGCCCAGGGCTTCTTCCTCAAGGCCCTTTACGCCCGCCTCAAGGCGGCGGAGGCGCGGCTTTGGGAGGCGCGCCACCTCTCCGTGGCCCAGCGCCTGGCCCGCCTCCTCCTGGCCCTTGGGCCGGGCGAGGTGGGGCTTTCCCACCAGGACCTGGCCCGGATGGTGGGGGCCACCCGGGAGACGGTAACCAAGCTCCTGGGGGAGTGGGCCCTTAGGGGCGTGGTGGACCTGGGCTACCGGCGGCTTCAGGTCCTGGATCCCAAGGCCCTTGCCCGCCTGGGCGAGGCCCTATAG
- a CDS encoding menaquinone biosynthesis family protein encodes MEALKLGYSPCPNDTYIFYALAHGLVATPRPVEVVLEDVETLNRWALEGRLPLTKLSYAAYGRVRERYVALRSGGALGRGVGPLLVARGPLGDLRGARVAIPGRNTTAFLLLSLYGEGFSPVEVRYDQIMPMVARGEVEAGLIIHESRFTYPQYGLVKLLDLGEWWEERTGLPLPLGAILARRDLGEELIRALDGAVRRSLEYAHAHPEEVLPYLKAHAQELSEEVIWAHVRTYVNAYSLDVGEEGQRAVERLFAEAEARGLLPSSSAPLFL; translated from the coding sequence ATGGAGGCTCTGAAGCTGGGCTACTCCCCCTGCCCCAACGACACCTACATCTTCTACGCCCTGGCCCACGGCCTGGTGGCGACGCCCCGCCCGGTGGAGGTGGTCTTGGAGGACGTGGAGACCCTGAACCGCTGGGCCCTGGAAGGCAGGCTTCCCCTCACCAAGCTCTCCTACGCCGCCTACGGCCGGGTGCGGGAGAGGTATGTGGCCTTGAGGAGCGGGGGGGCCCTGGGCCGGGGGGTGGGACCCCTCCTGGTGGCCCGGGGGCCTTTGGGAGACCTCCGGGGGGCGCGGGTGGCCATCCCCGGGCGGAACACCACGGCCTTCCTCCTCCTTTCCCTCTACGGGGAGGGGTTTTCGCCGGTGGAGGTGCGCTACGACCAGATCATGCCCATGGTGGCCCGGGGGGAGGTGGAGGCGGGCCTCATCATCCACGAAAGCCGCTTCACCTACCCCCAGTACGGCCTGGTGAAGCTTCTGGACCTGGGGGAGTGGTGGGAGGAGCGGACGGGCCTGCCCCTGCCCCTGGGGGCCATCCTGGCCCGGCGGGACCTGGGGGAGGAACTTATCCGCGCCCTGGACGGGGCGGTGCGGCGGAGCCTAGAGTACGCCCACGCCCACCCCGAGGAGGTCCTGCCTTACCTCAAGGCCCACGCCCAGGAGCTCTCCGAGGAGGTCATCTGGGCCCACGTGCGCACCTACGTGAACGCCTACTCCCTGGACGTGGGGGAGGAAGGGCAAAGGGCGGTGGAAAGGCTCTTCGCCGAAGCCGAGGCCCGGGGGCTTTTGCCTTCCTCCTCGGCCCCCCTCTTTCTGTAG